In the bacterium genome, ATGGGCCGGACATCCTTCTGCTATTGGAAGGGGAAGCCTGGGTCAATTCCCTCTGTCTTTCTCTGTTGTTGGACCGTGGCGATATCATCTTTGTGCCGGCGAACGTACCCTATGTTCTGCGCACCACGGCTTCGGCGGTTCTGTTTAAAGCGACCACAGCCAAAGAATGAACGCGTCCCATGACAGCTCCGGCATGGGCGCTGCGAGCGGCGCTGGATCAGCAGCCCAGGTCGGTATGGGAATTTTTCTCAGTCGCATTGCCGGCCTGATCCGCGATCGCGTTTTTGCCCATTTTCTCGGCAGTTCGGATGCGGCGGATGCCTTTAAAGCGGCGTTCCGAATTCCCAACATGCTGCAGAATCTTTTCGGCGAAGGCGTCCTCTCCGCATCGTTCATACCGGTGTACGCCCGTCAGCTCGCGGAGGACAAGGAGGAGGAGGCCAGCCGGACCGCTGGTGCGATTGCAGCGATCTTGGGCGTGGTCATGTCGCTCCTAGTGCTGCTGGGCGTGGTCTTTACGCCGATTTTAATCACAGTGATCGCACCCGGCTTTGTCGGCGCCAAGCGCGATCTGACCATTGATCTGGTGCGTATTCTCTTTCCCGGCGCCGGTTTGCTGGTCCTGTCCGCTTGGTGCCTGGGCATCCTCAACAGCCACCGCAGATTTTTTCTCTCCTATTCTGCACCGATCTTTTGGAATTTGGTTATGATCGCCAGCCAGCTCGGCTTTGGGCCGCGGATGGGGCAGGAGCCGCTCACGGTGGTCTATGCCTGGGCCTCGGTGCTGGGCAGCGCCTTGCAGTTTCTGCTGCAACTGCCTACTGTGTTGCGCCTAAGCCGCTGTTTGCGTCTGTCACTGGATTTTCATTTGCAGTCGGTCAAGGCTGTTTTTCACAATTTTGTGCCGGTGTTCTTCGGTCGTGGGGTCACTCAGATAAGTGCTTTTATCGATGAAATGATCGCCAGCCTGTTGCCCACCGGCGCACTGGCAGGTTTGGGGTATGCTCAGACCCTGTATCTGCTGCCGGTGAGTCTTTTCGGCATGTCGGTCTCTGCTGCAGAGTTGCCCGCCATGTCCAGTGCCACCGGTGATCCAAAGGAGATTGCGCGCTATCTCGCCGCCCGGCTCAACGCCGGTCTGCGGCGGATCGCCTATTTTATCATTCCGTCCAGCACGGCCTTTCTGATCTTAGGTGATGTCATTGTTGCTGCGATCTATCAGACCGGCCATTTTGTCCATCGCGATGTTGTTTTTGTCTGGACCATTCTGGCGGGCTATGCGATCGGCCTGTTAGCCGCTACACAGAGCCGGCTGTATTCATCCGCCTACTATGCGCTCCGTGATGCGCGTACGCCGTTTCGTTTGGCTGTGGTGCGTGTGTCGGTCAGCGCAGCGCTGGGTCTGCTATTGGCGTTGGCAGCGCCCAGGTGGCTGGGGTTGGCGCCCCGTTGGGGTGTGGCCGGCTTGACCTTGGCGGCAGGGCTTGCCAGCTGGATGGAGTTTTGCCTGCTGCGCGGTAAAATGAAAAAAAAGATAGACCCTACCGGTCTACAACCGGCCTACGTGCTTAAGCTGCTGGCCTGTGCGCTGGCAGCGGCGCTCATTGCGTTTCTCGTCAAACAGATGACCGCCGGACTGCATCCCATTTGGACTGCGGCGCTGGTGTTGAGCTTGTATGGCGGGTTCTATGTTTTCTTGACAGGGGTAGTGGGCGTGATGGATCGCAGAATCATCGACAATCTCTTCCGCCGCGTGACTGGCCGCTGAGGAAGTACGATGCGCCTTGAAAAACCGGGCACTAAATTAAATAAACCTCCATGGCCTGGGAATCCGGCGACCAGGGCGGCTTCGCATTCCGGCCTGCTATTTGATCAGCCGCAACTGATGATCGCTGAGACGGTAATCTGAAATCTGCAATTCCGCTAGGTTAACCTGCATTTTTAATCCGAATTTTTTTTCCAATTGGTTCAACGGTAAATTGATTTTGCCAATCGACACCCGGGATTCAGGCAAGAGTCGAATCATGTTCTTCTCTTTGTATGGATACAGATCCAGCTTGAGGTATACCTGCGACAGGCTGTGTTCCGGGATCATTTTCAGCAGAGTGATCCACGCGCGCTCCGCTTCATCGGAAAGAGACTGATACGGTGCCTGCCGTAGATCGACCATCAATTCCAGAATAGCGCGGTTCTCAGCCAACGTAGTCTTGCAACCTTTGAGAAACAGCTCCGGCTGATAGCCGTTTTGCCGCAGCGTCTCCTTGATCAGGGGATAGATCTGGGATTCGGGCAGGGTCACCTCCCTGCGGCTTTCCAATTCCTGCAGAAAAGTTTCCAGGGTTGCAGGGCGCGGCGCAGGGACATGGTCGATCGATGCGTTCTCCCGGGCCATCGGCACGTTCTGCGCCGGGCGTGCCGGGGACAAGGGCCTCGAGTCACGGGAGGAGGGCGGAATCGAAGCGGCGGATTGAGTCCTTGCAGGCGGAACCAGGTCGCCGCTGTTGTCAGATTCGGATGGTTTTGGCGCTGGCCGGCTGAACGATGCTGAGGCCGCCGGCTTCTCGACCGGATGCGGAATCGATTCTTCGGAGGCGGAATCATATTCCATCCCGGCCGCTCTCTCGTCTATATACCAGTCCGGTGTATACGAAATCCTTTGTGCAGCATAATAGCGCAACGCCATTATCACAATCGCCAGAAGGATCGCCAGCAGCAGAAAGAGGCGCCACCGCTTGTGTCGTGAGGCGACCGGTGCATCGGGCGGGATGATATTTTTCCGTTTCATAGTGAATATTTCCCCATGAATAAATGAGGCGGCAGCCTTACCCGTTGAAGAAGAGATGCTGGATAAGGATTTTGACGCCTATGGCGATCAGGACCGCCCCGCCGAGGATTTCCATTTTTTTGCCCAGATACAAGCCGAATTTTTGTCCCAGATCCACGCCAACCAGCGTGAGCATAAAGGTGATGCTGCCGATGATCAGCGCCGGCGTCACGATCGGTGTATTTAAAAATGCGAAACTGAGACCGACCACCAGCGCGTCGATGCTGGTGGCGACTGCCAGGGCGAGCAAAATGTGTGAGTTGAGGATATCCACGGTTTTATCTTTGCCGCTGTTATCCAACGCTTGGCCGATCATCCGGCTGCCGATGGTCGTCAGCAGCAGGAATGCGATCCAATGATCAATGCTGCTGATGAGATCGCGCAGTTGGGTGCCTGCCAGCCATCCCAGGATGGGCATCAAGGCCTGAAAACCGCCAAAGGCCAGCCCGATCTTCAGCGCTTGGCTTTGCCGGATGCGTCCATAGGTCAAACTGCCGCTGATCGCCACCGCAAAGGCGTCCATGGAGAGGCCGATGGCGATAAAGATAGTGCTGATGAGATCCATCTGGGTTCCTGTTCAGTCTTGCGCGAACTAAATTAAAAAAATATAGTGATTTTTCATTGAGATTCCAAGCGGGGAAAAAATTCTTCTTGCAAATTTACCAAAAACCGGCGACATTCTTTTATGATGGATTCTTCTTCAGGCGGATGAGAGTATGGGTCGCTTTAAAAAGAGCGTTGCAAGTTTGTTGGATTGGATAATCGCGCTGAGGCCCAAGCAGTGGATCAAAAACGTCATCGTTTTCGCCGGACTGTTTTTTGCGGAAGATATTTCCGATGTGCACAAAATTGTTCCAGCGGTGTTGGCGTTTCTTTTATTCTGCATGGTTTCCAGCGGCGGATATCTGATCAATGATGTGTTGGACCGGAAAAAGGACGCCCTGCATCCAACGAAAAAGCTTCGCCCCATCGCCTCCGGCCGGATGCCGGTGGTTCCGGCCCTGACCTTGGCAGGGATCCTGCTGTCGGCGGGCATCGGCTTGAGCCTTGCTCTCCGCCCGGCTTTCGGCATCCTGATCGTTTTCTATGTGGCCTTGACGATCATTTATTCCCTACTGCTCAAGCGGATTATCATACTGGATGTATTGGTGATCGCTTCCGGTTTTGTGTTGCGTGCCATCGGCGGCACGCTGGCCATCGAGGAGGCGATCTCATCTTGGCTGATCATCTGCGCCATCTTTCTCTCTCTCTTTCTGGCGTTGACCAAACGCCGCAGTGAGATCATCGCTCTGGGCGAGAACGCCGCGACGGTGCGGAAAACGCTTGCCGGTTACAGTCCGCAGTTCCTCGATCAGATGATCAACACAGCCACTGCGGCCTGCCTGATATCGTACAGCCTGTACACTCTGGACAGCAATACAGTGGCCAAATTCGGCACCCGCAATCTGGCCTTCACCCTGCCGTTTGTGATGTATGGTCTTTTTCGCTATCTTTTTCTGGTGCATCATCATAACATCGGAGAATCCCCGGAGGCAGCCCTGCTGCACGATAAGCCGATCATTCTCTGTATCGTTCTCTATGTGGGTACAGTAGCCGCTATCATTTATCTCTGAATCAGAGAAGAGCTTTGCATGAAAGCTTTTTCGACTTTGGCCACAACTCTGCTGCCGGTCAACCGCTGTGCAAACCAGCCTGTAAAACCAGTCGGCCGGTCGCGGCGGCGCTGGACGATCGTTTGGCTGCTGGTTCTCTGTGCGCTGGCGGCGTGCACGTCGTCCGCCCGAAAGGAGGAAAAGGAGATCAAAAAGCTCCTCGCCACCTCCGCCGGCTATCTGAATGAAAGAGGCGTTGCGGAATTGAAGAACGGACAGTACCAGGCGGCGGTTCAGTACTTTCATCAGGCCCTGGCGTTGACCAGCTATGACCCGGTGCTGCACAATAACCTGGGAGTGGCTTTCTTCCGCCTGGGTTGGTTGGATTCGGCTATTGTTTCCTATAAAGCTGCGGTGCGTCTGCGTCCGCATTATTTTACGGCATACCGGAATCTCGCCGGCGCTTATCTGGCGGCGCGCAACGCGCATCTGGCGCTGAAGGCGATTGATCTGGCTTTGCAGCATCATGAGGACGCGGCCAATTACGGATTGCGGGCGACGATCCATGAAGAGCTGGAGCAATATGAGGCGGCTGTCCGCGATTATCGTTCGGCAGTTTCTCTGGCGCCTGATTCTGCGAACCTGTACAACAACCTCGGCGCGCTCTATTTCCGGCTGAGCCGTTTGGATCAGGCGGTGGAGCAGTTTGAGCTGGCGCTGCAGAAAGAACCGGCTCATGCGACCGCGGCTTTTAACCTGGCCAATGCTTTGGCCTGTCAATGCCGGCTGGAGGAGAGCCGCCGGTATTATGAACAAGCCCTGCAGCACGCGCCGGCCATGTATGAGGCGGAAAACAACCTTGGACTGGTGCTGCTGGCTTTGAACGACGAAACCGGAGCGATCGACCGATTTTACCGGGCCCATGCCATCAAGGCGGATGCCGATGTGGTGTTGTACAATTTATCTTTGGCGCTCGCCCGTCTGGATTCTCTGGATGCGGCCCTGATGCTGATCGATCGCGCTCTACAAATTCAACCCGACAAGGCAAAGTATCATCAACAGCGGGGAGCGGTGCTGGCGCAGCTGCAGCGCCATGCAGAGGCGCGCAGGGCTTTTCTGCAGGCGATCGCGCTGGATTCAACTCTGGCCGTCAGTTACAATGAACTGGGAAATGCCTATTATGCCGCTGAGGAGATCGGTTCAGCCCTGCAGGCTTTTCAGCAAGCGCTCGAACGCTATCCGGACTATGTGGCCTCGCGTTATCTGGGCAAGGATGGGAGCAGAAAGCATGCGTATCTCGATCTGCTCACCGGGTGCGATGCAGCCTCCAAGATCTCTGGAGAGTATGCTGCAGTCTATCTCAATCTCGGCAAGAGCTATTTGGCACTGAACCAGGAGCAATCGGCTGAACAGGCTTTTCAAAAAGCCGTTTCCTTGCAGCCGCAACGGCCTGAAGCCTATGAATGGCTCGCCGTGCTTTATCAGCAGCGCAAAGAGGAACGAAAAAGCCGGATCATGACCGCGCAGGGCCGTTTTTGCCGGGGTCGGTTTGCCCTGGAGCTTGATTCTCTGCAGGCGGCCGAGCGCTATGGCCGGCAGGCGTTGCAGTTTCATCCGCGGTATGCGGACGCGCTGGCGCTTCTGGCCGAGATCTGCATCAAACAGGCGAGGCTGAACGAGGCGGAGGCTTTTCTGCAGCGTGCGATGGCGCTGGACAAACGATCCGAATATCTATGGCTGGTTCAGGGGGATTATCATGCCCAGCGTCGGCTGCACGAAGAGGCTCTGGCAGCGTATGCAAAGGCGTTGCAGATCAATCCGGATTCTGCCCCCGCGCATAGCCGGCTCGCCGCGCTGTTGGATTCAATGGAAAGAAAGGAAGAAGCGGCCATGCATCAGGCGGAGGTCCATTTTCTGCAGGGCCGCGAGTTTGAAACAGCCGGTCAGTTGGATCGCAGTCTGCGCGAATACGGTCTGGCCGCTGCTTTGATGCAGCAGCAGGCCCGCTATCTCACTGCGCAGGGATTGGTCTATGCGAAAAAGCATATGAATGACGAGGCTGAAGAAATACTGCAGCGTGCGCTGCAGCTGGACTCGTTGCAAGCACAGGCCTGGTATGGTCTCGGCGTCATTTACGGCGACCGAGGCGCCTATGATCGTGCGATCCCCCCTCTACAAAGAGCGACCGCGTTGGATTCACTCTTCGGCCAAGCACATTATTCGCTGGCAGTGAATTATTATTTCAACCAGCAACCGGAGCTGGCGCGCCGCCATCTGTCCATGGCCCGGGCGCTGGGCGTCGCCGTCCGCACGGAGCTGCAGGAAGCGCTACAGGCGCCCTGAAACGGCCGGCTTGCTGAATGGCTTCATCAGCGTCGATTCAACGGCGCGGTGGGTTCGACCGTCGGAGCATAGAGGAGCAGGCGGTCATTGTGAATCAAGCGGTCGGCCTTGGTGATTCCCAGCAGAAACATGCCGATTTTAATCTCGCGTTGCAGCCGGCGAATGACGGCGATGACGGCATCCGGTGATTTCATCGCCGGCTTGAAAAAAGGAAATGCCAGGCCCACCAGCGAAGCGCCCAGCACCATGCATTTGATGACATCGATGCCGCTGCGCACACCGCCGGAACCGATAAGGGTGATCCGTTTGCGCAAGGGGCGGAGCTGCTGCAGCGCCAGCGGCGTCGGAATACCCCAATCTTGAAAAGTCAGACCGAGGTTGTACGAATTCTTGCGCCGGTCACGCCGGTGTTCAATGCGGCTCCATGAGGTGCCGCCGCTGCCGGCCACGTCGAAGTAGCTCAGGCCGTGGCGCAGCGCCAGACGTACATCCTGCAGGCAGAGGCCGGCGCCGACCTCTTTGAGGATGACCGGTTGCTGCAACCGGTGGTTGAGATCGGCGATCTTTCTGATCAGACCGGCAAAGTTGACATTGCCCTCGGGCTGCACCGCTTCCTGCAGCGGATTAAGATGCAAATAGAGGGCGTCGGCTTGCAGCACCTCCACGGCGGTCCGGCATTGTTGCAGGCCGAATCCATAGTTGAGTTGAACCGCACCCAGGTTGGCGAACAGCAGAGTACTGGGGGCAAAGCGGCGCAGATCAAAGCTGGCTCGCGCCTGTGGATGGATGAACATCACCCGCTGCGAGCCCACGGCCATAGCCACTTGAGTGGCCTGTGCAGCCAGCGCTAAATTTTTATTGATCACACGGACGAGCGGATCATCTCCGCCGGTCATGGAAGAGATCAGCAGGGGCGCACTCAGTTGTTTGCCCAGGAAACGGATCGAAGTGTCCACCGCGTCCAGGTCGATTTCCGGCAAGCCGCGATGCGCCAGCAGGATTTGGTCAAAATAATTTTTTCGTCTGTCGACGTCGCTGTCCGCCAGCATGACATCGATATGCTGCCTTTTTCTGTTGTTGATGGATCGGTTCATGCGCGGTCCTCTCATTGGCCTCTTCCAATGTAACGAAAAAACACGATCATTTCAACCTTTGCTTTTGCCGCATG is a window encoding:
- the murJ gene encoding murein biosynthesis integral membrane protein MurJ — protein: MGAASGAGSAAQVGMGIFLSRIAGLIRDRVFAHFLGSSDAADAFKAAFRIPNMLQNLFGEGVLSASFIPVYARQLAEDKEEEASRTAGAIAAILGVVMSLLVLLGVVFTPILITVIAPGFVGAKRDLTIDLVRILFPGAGLLVLSAWCLGILNSHRRFFLSYSAPIFWNLVMIASQLGFGPRMGQEPLTVVYAWASVLGSALQFLLQLPTVLRLSRCLRLSLDFHLQSVKAVFHNFVPVFFGRGVTQISAFIDEMIASLLPTGALAGLGYAQTLYLLPVSLFGMSVSAAELPAMSSATGDPKEIARYLAARLNAGLRRIAYFIIPSSTAFLILGDVIVAAIYQTGHFVHRDVVFVWTILAGYAIGLLAATQSRLYSSAYYALRDARTPFRLAVVRVSVSAALGLLLALAAPRWLGLAPRWGVAGLTLAAGLASWMEFCLLRGKMKKKIDPTGLQPAYVLKLLACALAAALIAFLVKQMTAGLHPIWTAALVLSLYGGFYVFLTGVVGVMDRRIIDNLFRRVTGR
- a CDS encoding manganese efflux pump; its protein translation is MDLISTIFIAIGLSMDAFAVAISGSLTYGRIRQSQALKIGLAFGGFQALMPILGWLAGTQLRDLISSIDHWIAFLLLTTIGSRMIGQALDNSGKDKTVDILNSHILLALAVATSIDALVVGLSFAFLNTPIVTPALIIGSITFMLTLVGVDLGQKFGLYLGKKMEILGGAVLIAIGVKILIQHLFFNG
- a CDS encoding decaprenyl-phosphate phosphoribosyltransferase; protein product: MGRFKKSVASLLDWIIALRPKQWIKNVIVFAGLFFAEDISDVHKIVPAVLAFLLFCMVSSGGYLINDVLDRKKDALHPTKKLRPIASGRMPVVPALTLAGILLSAGIGLSLALRPAFGILIVFYVALTIIYSLLLKRIIILDVLVIASGFVLRAIGGTLAIEEAISSWLIICAIFLSLFLALTKRRSEIIALGENAATVRKTLAGYSPQFLDQMINTATAACLISYSLYTLDSNTVAKFGTRNLAFTLPFVMYGLFRYLFLVHHHNIGESPEAALLHDKPIILCIVLYVGTVAAIIYL
- a CDS encoding tetratricopeptide repeat protein → MKAFSTLATTLLPVNRCANQPVKPVGRSRRRWTIVWLLVLCALAACTSSARKEEKEIKKLLATSAGYLNERGVAELKNGQYQAAVQYFHQALALTSYDPVLHNNLGVAFFRLGWLDSAIVSYKAAVRLRPHYFTAYRNLAGAYLAARNAHLALKAIDLALQHHEDAANYGLRATIHEELEQYEAAVRDYRSAVSLAPDSANLYNNLGALYFRLSRLDQAVEQFELALQKEPAHATAAFNLANALACQCRLEESRRYYEQALQHAPAMYEAENNLGLVLLALNDETGAIDRFYRAHAIKADADVVLYNLSLALARLDSLDAALMLIDRALQIQPDKAKYHQQRGAVLAQLQRHAEARRAFLQAIALDSTLAVSYNELGNAYYAAEEIGSALQAFQQALERYPDYVASRYLGKDGSRKHAYLDLLTGCDAASKISGEYAAVYLNLGKSYLALNQEQSAEQAFQKAVSLQPQRPEAYEWLAVLYQQRKEERKSRIMTAQGRFCRGRFALELDSLQAAERYGRQALQFHPRYADALALLAEICIKQARLNEAEAFLQRAMALDKRSEYLWLVQGDYHAQRRLHEEALAAYAKALQINPDSAPAHSRLAALLDSMERKEEAAMHQAEVHFLQGREFETAGQLDRSLREYGLAAALMQQQARYLTAQGLVYAKKHMNDEAEEILQRALQLDSLQAQAWYGLGVIYGDRGAYDRAIPPLQRATALDSLFGQAHYSLAVNYYFNQQPELARRHLSMARALGVAVRTELQEALQAP
- a CDS encoding type 2 isopentenyl-diphosphate Delta-isomerase codes for the protein MNRSINNRKRQHIDVMLADSDVDRRKNYFDQILLAHRGLPEIDLDAVDTSIRFLGKQLSAPLLISSMTGGDDPLVRVINKNLALAAQATQVAMAVGSQRVMFIHPQARASFDLRRFAPSTLLFANLGAVQLNYGFGLQQCRTAVEVLQADALYLHLNPLQEAVQPEGNVNFAGLIRKIADLNHRLQQPVILKEVGAGLCLQDVRLALRHGLSYFDVAGSGGTSWSRIEHRRDRRKNSYNLGLTFQDWGIPTPLALQQLRPLRKRITLIGSGGVRSGIDVIKCMVLGASLVGLAFPFFKPAMKSPDAVIAVIRRLQREIKIGMFLLGITKADRLIHNDRLLLYAPTVEPTAPLNRR